Proteins found in one Longimicrobium sp. genomic segment:
- a CDS encoding DUF305 domain-containing protein encodes MKRSSGRAAVWVLVLGACGTAGTEAPPSSPAPAVQQPAAQADTARRAAAGTARRHSDADVRFMQHMMAHHAQARVMTAMVRQRSTRPEIRLIAERIDVSQDDEMRQMRSWLRRHGVEAPSADAHAHGEHASMPGMLTDAELARLAAARGAGFDRLFLEYMIRHHEGAVTMVAQLFATPGAAQTSEMYGFATDVNADQRAEIARMRALLSTIPRG; translated from the coding sequence ATGAAGAGATCATCCGGCCGCGCCGCCGTCTGGGTGCTCGTGCTCGGCGCATGCGGCACTGCGGGCACCGAAGCCCCGCCGTCGAGCCCCGCGCCCGCCGTGCAGCAGCCCGCCGCGCAGGCGGACACCGCGCGCCGCGCCGCCGCCGGCACCGCGCGCCGCCACAGCGACGCGGATGTACGATTCATGCAGCACATGATGGCGCATCACGCCCAGGCGCGGGTGATGACGGCGATGGTGCGGCAGCGGAGCACCCGCCCCGAGATCCGCCTGATCGCCGAGCGCATCGACGTGTCGCAGGACGACGAGATGCGGCAGATGCGGAGCTGGCTGCGGCGCCACGGCGTCGAGGCCCCGTCCGCCGATGCGCACGCCCACGGCGAGCACGCCTCGATGCCGGGGATGCTCACCGATGCGGAGCTGGCGCGGCTGGCGGCGGCGAGGGGGGCGGGGTTCGACCGGCTCTTCCTGGAGTACATGATCCGCCACCACGAGGGCGCGGTGACGATGGTCGCCCAGCTCTTCGCCACACCCGGCGCGGCCCAGACTTCGGAGATGTACGGCTTCGCCACCGACGTGAACGCGGACCAGCGCGCGGAGATCGCCCGCATGCGCGCGCTGCTGTCCACGATTCCCCGCGGCTGA